In Capsicum annuum cultivar UCD-10X-F1 chromosome 11, UCD10Xv1.1, whole genome shotgun sequence, one genomic interval encodes:
- the LOC107847669 gene encoding dihydropyrimidinase: MAQFFILLGCVLTLFSTLFHVSGSNNNQFCDATNIYGDSGCNVMSSFSSKILIKGGTVVNAHHKEVADVYIEDGTILAVQPNIKVSDDIKVIDATGKFVMPGGIDPHTHLAMEFMGSETIDDFFSGQAAALAGGTTMHIDFVIPVNGSLSAGYEVYVEKAKRSCMDYGFHMAITKWNETVSEEMEIMVKEKGINSFKFFLAYKGSFMVNDEFLMEGLKKCKSLGALAMVHAENGDAVFEGQKRMIELGITGPEGHALSRPPVLEGEATARAIHLASFVNTPLYVVHVMSIDAMDEIARARKSGQRVVGEPVVSGLLLNDSVLWDPDFHFAARYVMSPPIRAAGHGTALQAALAMGVLQLVGTDHCTFNSTQKALGIGDFRKIPNGVNGMEERMHLVWDTMVVSGQISVTDYVRITSTECARIFNIYPRKGAILVGSDADIIILNPNSSFKISSKSHHYRTDTNVYENWKGKGKVEITIAGGMVVWENDELKVMPGAGKYIEMPPFSYLFDGIDKADAKFLSSLRAPVKRSTT; the protein is encoded by the exons ATGGctcaattttttattcttttgggtTGTGTGCTTACTCTTTTCTCCACCCTTTTCCATGTTTCCGGATCCAACAATAACCAG TTTTGTGATGCCACAAATATTTATGGAGATTCTGGGTGCAATGTTATGTCTTCATTTTCATCAAAGATACTGATAAAAGGAGGAACTGTAGTGAATGCTCATCATAAGGAGGTTGCTGATGTGTATATAGAAGATGGAACAATTCTGGCCGTGCAGCCTAACATTAAG GTTAGTGACGATATCAAAGTCATTGATGCAACTGGAAAGTTTGTCATGCCAG GAGGAATCGATCCTCATACACACCTTGCTATGGAATTTATGGGATCTGAGACCATTGATGACTTCTTCAGTGGACAGGCGGCTGCATTAGCTGGTGGAACAACAATGCACATTGACTTTGTTATTCCAGTAAATGGAAGCTTATCTGCAGGTTATGAAGTTTATGTAGAGAAAGCTAAGAGGTCATGCATGGATTATGGTTTTCACATGGCAATTACAAAATGGAATGAAACTGTTTCAGAGGAGATGGAAATTATGGTCAAGGAGAAAG GTATCAATTCTTTCAAATTTTTCCTTGCCTACAAAGGCTCTTTTATGGTTAATGATGAGTTTCTCATGGAGGGATTGAAGAAGTGCAAGTCCCTTGGTGCCTTAGCTATGGTTCATGCAGAAAACGGGGATGCTGTATTTGAAGGTCAAAAAAGAATGATTGAACTTGGTATTACTGGTCCAGAGGGACATGCACTATCAAGGCCTCCAGTG CTGGAGGGAGAGGCTACTGCTCGAGCGATTCATTTGGCTAGCTTTGTGAACACTCCATTGTATGTTGTTCATGTCATGAGCATTGACGCAATGGATGAAATTGCCAGAGCTCGGAAGTCAG GTCAAAGAGTTGTTGGGGAGCCAGTAGTTTCAGGTTTACTTCTTAATGATTCAGTACTTTGGGACCCTGACTTCCATTTTGCAGCAAG GTATGTCATGAGCCCACCAATTAGAGCAGCAGGTCATGGAACAGCTCTTCAAGCAGCTCTTGCGATGGGGGTTCTGCAG CTGGTAGGAACTGATCACTGTACCTTCAACTCAACTCAGAAAGCCCTAGGAATTGGTGATTTCCGGAAAATACCAAATGGTGTTAATG GTATGGAGGAGAGGATGCATTTGGTTTGGGATACAATGGTG GTATCTGGTCAAATATCTGTCACCGATTATGTTCGCATAACTAGCACAGAATG TGCTCGGATTTTCAATATCTATCCAAGGAAGGGAGCAATACTTGTGGGGTCTGATGCAGATATAATCATTTTAAACccaaattcaagcttcaagatcagTTCAAAGTCGCACCATTATAGGACAGATACCAATGTCTATGAGAATTGGAAAGGCAAG GGAAAGGTTGAAATTACAATTGCAGGAGGAATGGTTGTTTGGGAAAATGATGAGCTGAAAGTCATGCCTGGTGCTGGAAAGTACATTGAAATGCCACCTTTCAGTTATCTCTTTGATGGGATAGACAAGGCAGATGCAAAGTTCCTCTCTTCATTGAGAGCACCTGTAAAACGGTCAACGACTTGA